In Mycobacterium sp. 050128, one genomic interval encodes:
- a CDS encoding SDR family NAD(P)-dependent oxidoreductase: MAYAPPFTMAGKRALITGASSGRGAAPARRLAAQDAVMGLIARRRDRLGEGLAQCRRTSPDLAMWVGDLAEAFIAGVAGMAPG, from the coding sequence ATGGCGTACGCACCGCCCTTCACGATGGCCGGAAAACGGGCGCTGATCACCGGTGCTTCTTCGGGCCGGGGGGCGGCCCCGGCCCGGCGGCTGGCTGCCCAGGACGCGGTCATGGGGCTGATCGCCCGGCGACGCGACCGTCTCGGCGAGGGGCTCGCGCAGTGCCGTCGAACCTCGCCGGACTTGGCGATGTGGGTTGGCGACCTGGCCGAAGCCTTCATCGCCGGGGTGGCCGGGATGGCACCCGGATGA
- a CDS encoding helix-turn-helix transcriptional regulator — protein MTQAARLVGHRGGVPIYQYRTDPDTYPVALHRHLGDLDERGRHIHDFPALWYVPAAGLVYVAAAGEVLDPEQLEDLDAGVAVFFDPAALGEDGRSPWPAWRGHPLLFPFLHGFSGGVLRLEIPEDRIPMWDNAIRSIETELTARQEGHRQAALAHLTLLLIELARLARDVVADLKRSGEPLLADVFAVIDRRHGEALSLRDVAGELGITPGHLTTVVRRRTGRTVGEWIIERRMAQARTLLEESDLPVAEIARRVGVFDPGYFSRQFTRVHGMPPRDWRRRSA, from the coding sequence ATGACGCAGGCAGCTCGGCTGGTCGGTCACCGTGGCGGTGTCCCGATCTACCAATATCGGACCGACCCGGACACGTATCCGGTGGCCCTGCACCGCCACCTGGGCGACCTCGACGAGCGGGGCCGTCACATTCACGACTTCCCGGCGCTGTGGTACGTCCCCGCGGCGGGCCTGGTGTACGTGGCCGCGGCCGGTGAGGTGCTCGACCCGGAGCAGCTGGAAGATTTGGATGCCGGTGTCGCGGTCTTCTTCGATCCCGCGGCGCTCGGCGAGGACGGGCGCTCGCCCTGGCCGGCCTGGCGAGGGCACCCGCTGCTCTTCCCGTTCTTGCACGGATTTTCCGGTGGGGTATTGCGCCTGGAGATACCCGAGGACCGAATACCCATGTGGGACAACGCGATCCGATCGATCGAAACCGAACTCACCGCTCGGCAGGAGGGCCATCGACAGGCGGCCCTGGCGCACCTGACGCTACTGCTGATCGAGCTCGCGCGGCTCGCTCGCGACGTGGTGGCCGATCTCAAGCGCAGCGGTGAGCCCTTGCTGGCCGACGTGTTCGCGGTGATCGACCGCCGTCACGGCGAGGCGTTGTCGCTGCGCGACGTGGCGGGCGAACTCGGCATCACGCCGGGGCATCTGACCACGGTGGTGCGCCGCCGCACCGGGCGCACCGTGGGTGAGTGGATCATCGAACGCCGGATGGCGCAAGCGCGCACCTTACTGGAGGAATCGGATCTTCCGGTCGCCGAGATCGCCCGGCGGGTAGGGGTTTTCGATCCCGGCTATTTCAGCCGGCAGTTCACCCGGGTGCACGGCATGCCACCACGGGACTGGCGCCGCCGCTCTGCCTAG
- the sppA gene encoding signal peptide peptidase SppA, which translates to MFAFLPSLPGVDDVRALAGRVDTVRHHGVPNGCVLEFNLRSVPPETAGFDPIAFVTGAERPITLPQAVAAIHRAAEDSRVAGLIARVQLEASAPAAVQELREAIAAFSAVKPSLAWAETYPGTLSYYLASAFSEVWMQPSGSVGLIGFASNATFLRTALDKAGIDAEFVARGEYKSAANVFTEEGFTEAHREAVTRMLESLQDQVWHEIAVSRKIDAATLDALADRAPLLRDDAVSSGLVDRIGFRDQAHARIAELIGVEGVSADEDDPGADPEKLAPRLNLTRYSAASRSRLVPPAPPIPGRRPKPTFAVITLQGPIVNGRGGPQFLPFGNSSAGGDTIAAALREAARDDSVSAIVLRIDSPGGSVTASETIWREVARARERGKPVVASMGSVAASGGYYAAMAADVIVASPGTITGSIGVITGKLVFRDLKERFGVVSDAVRTNANADAWSTDVPFTAQQRADREAEADLIYDDFVQRVAEGRNLTTEAVNAVAQGRVWTGADALERGLVDELGGLRTAVRRAKILAGLDEDTDVRVVSFPGSSLLALVRPRASSQPAAASLPDALGALLGRTVAAVVENLEQAVSGASVLWLGESRF; encoded by the coding sequence ATGTTCGCCTTTCTGCCTTCACTGCCCGGTGTCGACGACGTGCGTGCCCTGGCCGGCCGCGTCGATACGGTTCGCCACCACGGCGTACCCAATGGCTGCGTGCTCGAATTCAACCTGCGTTCGGTGCCGCCCGAGACGGCGGGCTTCGACCCCATAGCGTTCGTCACGGGGGCGGAGCGACCGATAACGCTGCCCCAGGCGGTCGCCGCGATCCACCGCGCCGCCGAGGACTCCCGGGTGGCCGGGCTGATCGCGCGCGTGCAACTCGAGGCCTCGGCGCCGGCCGCGGTCCAGGAGCTGCGCGAGGCGATCGCCGCGTTCAGCGCGGTCAAGCCATCGCTGGCCTGGGCCGAAACCTACCCGGGGACGCTGTCCTACTACTTGGCCTCGGCGTTCAGCGAGGTCTGGATGCAGCCGTCGGGCAGCGTCGGGCTGATCGGCTTCGCGAGCAATGCGACCTTTTTGCGCACCGCACTGGACAAGGCGGGGATCGACGCCGAGTTCGTTGCCAGAGGCGAATACAAGTCGGCGGCAAACGTTTTCACCGAAGAGGGCTTTACCGAAGCCCATCGCGAAGCGGTCACCCGGATGCTGGAAAGTCTGCAGGACCAGGTGTGGCACGAGATCGCCGTGTCGCGCAAGATCGATGCGGCCACACTCGACGCCCTGGCAGACCGGGCCCCGCTGCTGCGCGATGACGCGGTGTCCTCCGGCCTGGTCGACCGGATCGGCTTCCGCGATCAGGCCCACGCGCGAATCGCGGAATTGATTGGTGTGGAAGGTGTTTCGGCTGACGAAGATGACCCCGGGGCCGACCCGGAAAAGTTGGCGCCGCGGCTCAATCTGACCCGCTATTCCGCCGCGTCCCGGTCGCGGCTGGTGCCGCCGGCGCCGCCGATTCCCGGACGCCGCCCCAAGCCCACGTTCGCCGTGATCACGCTGCAGGGTCCGATCGTCAACGGGCGCGGCGGCCCGCAGTTCCTGCCGTTCGGCAACTCCAGCGCCGGCGGCGACACGATCGCGGCGGCCCTGCGGGAGGCCGCGCGCGACGATTCGGTATCGGCCATCGTGCTGCGGATCGACAGCCCCGGCGGTTCGGTCACGGCGTCGGAGACCATCTGGCGCGAGGTCGCGCGGGCCCGTGAACGCGGCAAACCGGTGGTGGCATCGATGGGGTCGGTCGCCGCGTCCGGCGGTTACTACGCCGCGATGGCCGCCGACGTGATCGTCGCCAGTCCGGGCACGATCACCGGCTCGATCGGTGTGATCACCGGGAAGCTGGTGTTCCGCGATCTCAAGGAACGCTTCGGAGTTGTGTCAGATGCGGTGCGCACCAACGCAAATGCCGACGCGTGGTCGACCGATGTGCCCTTCACGGCGCAGCAGCGGGCCGATCGAGAGGCCGAGGCGGACCTGATCTACGACGACTTCGTGCAGCGCGTCGCCGAGGGCCGAAACCTGACCACCGAGGCCGTCAACGCCGTTGCTCAAGGACGGGTGTGGACCGGAGCCGACGCCCTCGAACGTGGCCTGGTCGACGAACTCGGCGGCCTGCGCACCGCGGTGCGCCGCGCCAAGATCCTGGCCGGCCTGGACGAGGACACCGATGTCCGGGTCGTCAGCTTCCCGGGATCCTCGTTGCTTGCGCTGGTGCGCCCCCGGGCGTCCTCGCAGCCGGCCGCCGCATCGCTGCCGGATGCGCTGGGCGCACTGCTCGGCCGCACGGTTGCCGCGGTGGTGGAAAACCTCGAGCAGGCGGTCAGCGGTGCCAGTGTGCTGTGGCTGGGGGAGTCGCGCTTCTAG
- a CDS encoding alpha/beta hydrolase — translation MVSSQAKEFADFFGALSARSANPNFDLDTVRDVIETMHIATKEPEGVTYAEVDAGGVEALWCIPVDSDPDRVLLHNHLGGTVVASMHSDRKAAAHIAKAAGARALVLNFRRSPEHKFPAQVEDVRNAYNWLLQQGYRPENIASVGHSVGGNFAVGLAIALRDEGAALPGAIVSISPWVDLTMTNQTYDSNAEHDRLLSRPLAEFFRSCWLDDTGVGFDDPRVSLLAADLSGLPPTAVFWGSDEVLAGEDAEFARRLDAAGNDVLVGEVEGGQHSFIIAAGWVPEVDDAIAEIGEWLRKKLGN, via the coding sequence ATGGTCAGCTCGCAGGCGAAAGAGTTCGCCGACTTCTTCGGCGCCCTGAGCGCGCGATCCGCCAACCCGAATTTCGACCTGGACACCGTGCGCGACGTCATCGAGACGATGCATATCGCCACCAAGGAACCCGAGGGCGTGACCTATGCGGAGGTAGACGCGGGCGGGGTGGAGGCGCTGTGGTGCATTCCCGTCGACAGTGACCCGGACCGCGTGTTGCTGCACAACCACCTGGGTGGCACCGTCGTCGCGTCCATGCACTCCGACCGCAAGGCCGCGGCGCACATCGCGAAGGCGGCGGGTGCGCGGGCCCTGGTGCTCAACTTCCGACGCTCACCGGAACACAAGTTCCCGGCGCAAGTCGAAGACGTGCGCAACGCCTACAACTGGCTGCTTCAGCAGGGCTACCGGCCGGAAAACATTGCCAGCGTTGGCCATTCGGTCGGTGGCAACTTCGCGGTCGGGCTGGCGATCGCGCTGCGGGACGAAGGAGCCGCACTGCCGGGCGCGATCGTGTCGATCTCCCCGTGGGTCGACCTGACAATGACAAACCAGACCTACGACAGCAACGCGGAGCACGACCGGTTGCTGTCGCGTCCGCTCGCGGAGTTCTTCCGGTCATGCTGGCTGGACGACACCGGAGTGGGCTTCGACGACCCGCGGGTGAGTCTGCTTGCCGCGGACCTGTCCGGGCTGCCGCCGACCGCGGTGTTCTGGGGCAGCGACGAAGTGCTCGCCGGCGAGGATGCCGAGTTCGCCCGTCGCCTCGACGCGGCCGGAAACGACGTCCTGGTGGGCGAAGTCGAGGGGGGTCAGCACTCCTTCATCATCGCGGCGGGCTGGGTGCCCGAGGTCGACGACGCAATCGCCGAGATCGGCGAGTGGCTGCGGAAGAAATTGGGGAACTGA
- a CDS encoding NAD(P)H-dependent amine dehydrogenase family protein, translating to MDRYRVVQWSTGNIGKRALGALIDRDDFEVVGVHAFGPDKVGCDVGVLAERPPIGVAATDDVDALIELAPDCVNYMPRVIDFELVDRLLRSGINVVTTGDFLTGSHHPVERAALREAALHGGATFLGTGFEPGFINVVAGFLTGACRKVHSVKLVETLDCTTYPVQDVWKVLGFGKPPRERVKSIDPQAQRYGLGYFETLDMVATMLGVQLDSTEGFVENAVLTRDLHLGWTDYAAGTTGGQRRSYRGHRNGRPVIELAICWTMSSDALDPQWEDPEGFSVVIDGEPYVDATIRFGHPGQDAMTVLMDSTAVAAVNAIPFLCETDPGIITPIDLPIMGSHGAMA from the coding sequence ATGGACCGATACCGGGTGGTTCAGTGGTCGACCGGCAACATCGGCAAGCGCGCACTGGGTGCCCTGATCGACCGCGACGACTTTGAGGTGGTCGGCGTCCATGCGTTCGGGCCCGACAAAGTGGGTTGTGACGTAGGAGTTCTCGCTGAGCGCCCCCCGATCGGGGTGGCCGCGACCGATGATGTCGACGCGTTGATCGAGCTGGCCCCGGATTGCGTGAACTACATGCCTCGCGTCATCGACTTCGAACTGGTGGACAGGCTGCTGCGGAGCGGCATCAACGTGGTGACCACCGGAGACTTCCTGACCGGTTCGCATCACCCGGTCGAGCGGGCCGCGTTGCGCGAGGCGGCGCTTCATGGCGGCGCGACCTTCCTGGGAACGGGTTTCGAGCCGGGGTTCATCAACGTCGTCGCCGGCTTCCTCACCGGCGCGTGCCGAAAAGTGCACAGCGTCAAGCTGGTTGAGACGCTGGACTGCACCACCTATCCCGTGCAAGACGTGTGGAAGGTGCTCGGATTCGGCAAGCCACCGCGCGAACGAGTGAAGTCGATTGACCCGCAGGCCCAACGGTATGGCCTGGGTTACTTCGAGACGCTCGACATGGTCGCCACCATGCTGGGCGTGCAGCTCGACTCGACGGAAGGCTTTGTCGAGAACGCGGTTCTGACACGAGACCTGCACCTGGGGTGGACGGACTACGCCGCCGGCACGACGGGAGGTCAACGCCGCAGTTACCGCGGTCACCGCAACGGCCGTCCGGTGATCGAGCTGGCGATCTGCTGGACCATGAGCAGCGACGCGCTGGATCCGCAATGGGAAGACCCCGAGGGTTTCAGCGTGGTGATCGACGGCGAACCGTACGTCGACGCGACGATCCGGTTCGGCCATCCGGGTCAGGATGCGATGACGGTGTTGATGGACAGCACCGCCGTCGCGGCGGTCAATGCCATTCCCTTCCTCTGTGAGACAGACCCGGGCATCATCACCCCAATTGACCTGCCGATCATGGGATCTCACGGCGCGATGGCCTAG
- a CDS encoding class I SAM-dependent methyltransferase, whose product MPRAHDDNWDLASSVGATATMVATGRAMATKDPRGLINDPFAEPLVRAVGVDFFTKMMDGELDLSAIENATPVRMRAMIDGMAVRTKYFDDYFVNATAAGVRQVVILASGLDSRAYRLPWPAETVVYEIDQPQVIDFKTTTLAGIGAHPTATRRTISIDLRQDWPAALRAAGFDTTTPTAWLAEGLLIYLPPDAQDLLFDNITALSAPGSTIATEFVPGIVDFDADRVREMSGSFKEHGVDIDMASLVYAGQRNHVVDYLGIKGWTVEGVTRTELFGQNGLEVPPPENDDPLGEIIFISGRLAG is encoded by the coding sequence ATGCCTCGCGCACACGACGATAACTGGGATCTGGCGTCCAGCGTGGGCGCGACCGCAACCATGGTCGCGACCGGGCGTGCCATGGCGACGAAGGATCCCCGCGGTTTGATCAACGATCCGTTCGCCGAACCGCTCGTGCGCGCGGTCGGCGTGGATTTCTTCACCAAGATGATGGACGGTGAGCTCGACCTCTCGGCCATCGAGAACGCCACGCCGGTCCGCATGCGGGCGATGATCGACGGAATGGCGGTGCGCACGAAGTATTTCGACGACTACTTCGTCAACGCCACCGCCGCCGGCGTGCGCCAGGTGGTGATCCTCGCGTCCGGCCTCGACTCGCGCGCCTACCGGTTGCCGTGGCCCGCCGAGACGGTGGTCTACGAAATCGACCAGCCGCAGGTAATCGATTTCAAGACAACCACTTTGGCCGGTATCGGGGCCCATCCCACCGCTACCCGGCGCACCATTTCGATCGACTTGCGCCAGGACTGGCCGGCGGCACTTCGGGCGGCCGGGTTCGACACCACCACGCCGACCGCGTGGTTGGCCGAGGGTCTGCTGATCTACCTGCCGCCCGACGCCCAGGACCTGTTGTTCGACAACATCACCGCCCTGTCCGCGCCGGGCAGCACAATCGCCACCGAATTCGTCCCGGGCATTGTGGATTTCGATGCCGACCGGGTACGGGAGATGTCGGGCTCCTTCAAGGAGCACGGCGTCGACATCGACATGGCGTCGCTGGTGTACGCCGGGCAGCGCAATCACGTCGTCGACTATCTGGGTATCAAGGGCTGGACCGTCGAGGGCGTGACGCGAACGGAATTATTCGGCCAAAACGGCCTGGAGGTCCCGCCGCCGGAAAACGACGACCCGCTCGGCGAGATCATCTTCATCAGCGGCCGGCTCGCCGGCTAG
- a CDS encoding class I SAM-dependent methyltransferase, translating into MTKHHPHDYLPATGHDAFLPAYDAIARLMGLDGVYERLVSQADIADGQRVLEIGCGTGNLAIRAKRAQPSADVVGCDPDPRILALAKRKATRLTGIRFEQGYAERLPYADGEFDRVLSSMMLHHINDDAKPVAAAEIFRVLRPGGRLHLVDISGDTNSGGLLARLIRHNHHAAGNLGDAVPTLLRTAGFDCTELATKRQRIVGQLTFYQATRPA; encoded by the coding sequence ATGACGAAACATCATCCACATGACTATCTTCCCGCCACCGGTCACGATGCTTTTCTGCCCGCATACGACGCGATCGCCCGGCTCATGGGCCTCGACGGCGTCTACGAACGGCTAGTCAGCCAAGCGGACATCGCCGACGGTCAGCGAGTCCTGGAAATAGGCTGCGGCACGGGAAATCTCGCGATCCGCGCCAAGCGTGCCCAGCCTTCTGCGGACGTGGTGGGTTGCGACCCAGACCCGCGGATCTTGGCGCTCGCGAAGCGAAAGGCCACCCGATTGACCGGCATCCGCTTCGAACAGGGTTACGCCGAACGGCTTCCCTACGCCGACGGCGAGTTCGACCGGGTCCTGTCTTCGATGATGCTGCATCACATCAACGACGACGCGAAGCCGGTGGCGGCAGCGGAGATATTTCGGGTGTTGCGTCCCGGCGGGAGGCTGCACCTGGTCGACATCAGCGGCGACACGAACAGCGGCGGCCTGCTGGCGCGGCTCATCCGGCACAACCATCACGCGGCCGGCAACCTCGGGGACGCAGTGCCCACACTGCTGCGCACGGCAGGATTCGACTGCACCGAACTCGCCACCAAGCGGCAACGGATCGTCGGCCAACTCACCTTCTATCAGGCCACCCGGCCCGCTTAG
- a CDS encoding class I SAM-dependent methyltransferase has protein sequence MTSSTNSTRYEGDTWDLASSVGVTATMVAAARAIATRADRPLINDPFAEPLVKAVGVDLLSRLATGELDPAELNDVHDGAAGSAGAMSRMADNMAVRTKFFDEFFIGATEAGIKQVVILASGLDSRAYRLAWPAGTVVYEVDQPQVIEFKTKALAKLGAAPTADRRVVAVDLRDDWPTALRTAGFDPAQPAAWSAEGLLGYLPPDAQDRLLDTITALSAAGSRLATESAPNPEPGEEEKMRERMQTITERWRAHGFDLDMAALVYLGDRNEAVPYLADRGWSLASSTIQELFADNGFDPLEDDDMRMGEMLYTSGTLDKKAK, from the coding sequence ATGACTTCTTCCACCAACTCCACCAGATACGAGGGCGACACCTGGGACCTGGCGTCCAGCGTCGGTGTGACGGCAACGATGGTCGCGGCCGCGCGCGCTATCGCGACCCGCGCCGATCGCCCGCTGATCAACGACCCATTCGCCGAACCGCTGGTCAAGGCCGTCGGCGTGGACCTGCTCTCTCGGCTGGCCACTGGCGAGCTGGACCCCGCAGAGCTGAACGACGTCCACGACGGCGCGGCCGGATCGGCCGGGGCGATGTCGCGGATGGCCGACAACATGGCCGTGCGCACCAAATTCTTCGACGAGTTCTTCATCGGTGCCACCGAGGCTGGTATCAAGCAGGTTGTGATCCTGGCTTCCGGGCTCGATTCCCGCGCCTACCGGTTGGCGTGGCCCGCCGGCACGGTGGTCTACGAGGTCGACCAGCCGCAGGTCATCGAATTCAAGACCAAGGCGCTGGCCAAGCTGGGTGCGGCACCGACCGCCGACCGCCGGGTGGTGGCGGTCGATCTGCGCGACGACTGGCCCACCGCGCTGCGCACCGCGGGTTTCGACCCCGCCCAGCCGGCGGCATGGAGCGCCGAGGGTCTGCTCGGCTACCTGCCGCCGGACGCCCAGGATCGCCTGCTGGACACCATTACCGCGCTCAGCGCGGCGGGCAGCCGACTGGCCACCGAGAGCGCGCCCAACCCGGAGCCCGGCGAAGAGGAAAAGATGCGCGAGCGCATGCAGACCATCACCGAACGCTGGCGTGCACACGGTTTCGACCTCGACATGGCGGCCCTGGTCTACCTCGGCGACCGCAACGAAGCGGTTCCCTATCTGGCCGATCGCGGGTGGAGCCTCGCCAGCAGCACCATCCAGGAGTTGTTCGCGGACAACGGATTTGATCCGCTCGAAGACGACGACATGCGGATGGGCGAGATGCTCTACACCAGCGGCACCCTGGATAAGAAAGCGAAGTAG
- a CDS encoding LLM class flavin-dependent oxidoreductase, with the protein MRFSIAIPQFDYDVFDTEGMRSYVMRAEELGFEGIWTLEQTIGRAPLLAPLELLSYCAAFTERLRLGVAVLVTSQHEPLQLASAVATVDRISHGRLDIGVAPGRGGPTLAAFGVDKETFISYFTEGLTLMKAAWSDEPTVNFHGRFRDVANLPFQPKPVQRPHPPIWFGGMAPKALARAVRHGDAFMGAGASPTEAFAEAVPIVRRELDEQQKDPAHFPISKRVYLMVDDDPARARERVLDGLERTYSGVIPGIEAVPVSGTADDVARGLQEVLDAGAQTLLLNPLGADVGENREQMERLAAEVIPQLG; encoded by the coding sequence GTGAGGTTCTCGATTGCCATCCCACAGTTCGACTACGACGTCTTCGACACTGAGGGGATGCGCTCCTATGTGATGCGCGCCGAGGAACTCGGATTCGAAGGGATCTGGACGCTCGAGCAAACCATCGGCCGAGCACCGCTGCTGGCACCGCTGGAGCTGCTGTCGTACTGCGCGGCCTTCACCGAGCGATTGCGGCTGGGGGTAGCCGTGCTGGTGACGTCGCAGCACGAGCCGCTTCAGCTGGCCTCGGCGGTGGCCACGGTCGACCGGATCAGTCACGGCCGGCTGGATATCGGTGTCGCGCCGGGGCGCGGCGGCCCCACGCTCGCGGCGTTCGGCGTCGACAAGGAGACCTTCATCTCCTATTTCACCGAGGGCCTCACCCTGATGAAGGCGGCCTGGTCCGACGAGCCGACGGTGAACTTCCATGGCCGGTTCCGTGACGTCGCCAACCTGCCGTTCCAACCCAAGCCGGTGCAGCGCCCGCACCCGCCGATCTGGTTCGGCGGTATGGCCCCCAAGGCCTTGGCCCGGGCGGTGCGCCACGGGGACGCCTTCATGGGCGCGGGCGCGTCGCCCACCGAAGCCTTCGCCGAAGCCGTTCCGATCGTGCGCCGCGAACTCGACGAACAGCAGAAGGACCCGGCCCACTTTCCGATCAGCAAGCGCGTTTATCTGATGGTCGACGACGACCCCGCACGCGCCCGCGAGCGGGTGCTCGACGGGTTAGAGCGCACCTACAGCGGTGTGATACCCGGCATCGAGGCCGTTCCGGTGTCCGGAACGGCCGACGACGTCGCCCGCGGGCTCCAAGAGGTGCTCGACGCCGGCGCCCAGACGCTGCTGCTCAATCCGCTGGGCGCCGACGTCGGAGAAAACCGCGAGCAGATGGAACGCCTTGCCGCGGAAGTAATCCCGCAGCTCGGTTAG
- a CDS encoding zinc-dependent alcohol dehydrogenase: MKALVYGVAPEPFEVPGDANTLTANLARTPTALRSVPDPQLPQEDWVVTRPRLTGICGSDSKQILMDFGEDDADNAMGGFCSFPQVMGHEVVADVVALGAGARGLEVGQRVVLNPWLSCGPRGIEPVCPACESGDYSLCWSFTDGDIKPGIHTGVSADVTGGYAELMPAHDSMLFAVPESIPDEMAVFADPFSVSLHAITRHPPPRSGRVLVYGAGSLGLCAVAILRALYPDVAVAVVARFDAQAEVARKFGAAKVLAHEPRLSLIEGLVGWGGGRLRQPLLGLPMAHPGAVDVVYDTVGKPETFEVGVRVLRSRGTLVKAGVHAPGRWEWSPLYFKEIALVGSNAFGFEEVDGLRKHAIAHYLDLVADGRVDLRPMLTHTFALDRWRDAFLAIANQGESGAIKVAIDQR, from the coding sequence ATGAAGGCGCTGGTGTACGGCGTGGCACCGGAGCCGTTCGAGGTTCCCGGCGACGCCAACACGCTGACAGCCAACTTGGCCCGCACCCCGACCGCCCTGCGGTCAGTGCCGGATCCGCAACTGCCGCAAGAGGATTGGGTGGTCACGCGGCCGCGGCTGACCGGAATCTGCGGCTCGGACTCCAAGCAAATCCTGATGGACTTCGGCGAGGACGACGCCGACAATGCAATGGGCGGCTTCTGTTCCTTTCCGCAGGTGATGGGTCACGAGGTGGTCGCCGACGTGGTGGCGCTGGGGGCAGGAGCCCGCGGGCTCGAGGTGGGGCAGCGCGTCGTGCTCAACCCGTGGCTGTCGTGCGGGCCGCGCGGCATCGAGCCGGTGTGTCCCGCCTGCGAAAGCGGCGACTACAGCCTGTGCTGGAGCTTCACCGACGGCGATATCAAGCCGGGGATCCACACCGGGGTGTCGGCCGACGTGACCGGTGGATACGCGGAATTGATGCCGGCGCACGACAGCATGCTGTTCGCGGTTCCCGAGTCGATACCCGACGAGATGGCCGTGTTCGCCGACCCGTTTTCGGTGTCGCTGCACGCGATCACCCGCCATCCACCGCCCCGCTCGGGCCGGGTCTTGGTCTACGGGGCCGGTTCACTCGGGTTGTGTGCGGTCGCGATCCTGCGGGCGCTGTATCCCGACGTGGCGGTGGCCGTGGTGGCGCGCTTCGATGCCCAGGCCGAGGTGGCCCGAAAGTTCGGGGCCGCCAAAGTCCTTGCGCACGAGCCACGCCTGTCCCTGATCGAAGGGTTGGTCGGCTGGGGCGGCGGCCGGCTGCGCCAACCGCTGCTGGGGCTGCCGATGGCGCACCCGGGAGCCGTCGACGTCGTCTACGACACGGTCGGCAAACCCGAGACGTTCGAGGTCGGGGTGCGGGTGCTGCGCTCGCGGGGCACGCTGGTCAAGGCCGGGGTTCACGCGCCCGGACGCTGGGAGTGGAGCCCGCTGTACTTCAAGGAGATCGCCCTCGTCGGGTCCAATGCCTTCGGTTTCGAGGAGGTCGACGGGCTGCGCAAGCACGCGATCGCCCACTACCTCGACCTGGTCGCCGACGGCCGGGTGGACCTGCGGCCGATGCTGACCCACACCTTCGCGCTGGACCGTTGGCGCGACGCATTTTTGGCGATTGCCAACCAGGGCGAAAGCGGTGCCATCAAGGTCGCCATCGATCAGCGTTAG
- a CDS encoding class I SAM-dependent methyltransferase, protein MSTDSGRTEGDSWDLANSVGATATMVAASRAVASQGPDALLDDPYADPLVRAVGLDVFVRVIDGEIDFEDDALLNRKARIHQMTVRTRFFDDFFTGAAEEGVRQAVILASGLDTRAYRLPWPAGTVVYEIDQPQVVAFKTDTLAGIGAAPSAERRTVAIDLRDDWPAALRAAGFDVTQPTAWSAEGLLPYLPPEAQDRLFDNITALSAPGSRIATEHVPDPNAFSDERLQQISDRWRSFGFDLNAADLFYQGERSVVVDYLSTHGWQVTAHPAKELYARNGFEFPSEEMTTAFGDMSYVAATRN, encoded by the coding sequence ATGAGCACTGATTCAGGACGTACCGAAGGCGACAGCTGGGACCTGGCCAACAGCGTGGGAGCGACGGCCACCATGGTCGCCGCGTCCCGCGCCGTGGCGTCGCAGGGACCCGACGCGCTGCTTGACGATCCGTACGCGGATCCACTGGTGCGGGCCGTGGGGCTGGATGTCTTCGTCCGCGTCATCGACGGCGAGATCGATTTCGAGGACGACGCGCTGCTCAACCGCAAGGCGCGGATCCATCAGATGACGGTGCGCACCCGGTTCTTCGACGACTTCTTCACCGGCGCAGCCGAAGAGGGTGTGCGGCAGGCGGTGATCCTGGCGTCCGGTCTGGACACCAGGGCCTACCGGCTGCCGTGGCCGGCAGGCACGGTGGTCTACGAGATCGACCAGCCCCAGGTCGTCGCGTTCAAGACCGACACACTGGCCGGTATCGGGGCCGCGCCGAGCGCCGAGCGCCGTACCGTCGCCATCGATCTGCGCGACGACTGGCCGGCGGCGTTGCGCGCGGCCGGCTTCGATGTCACGCAACCGACCGCCTGGAGTGCCGAAGGGCTGCTGCCCTACCTGCCGCCGGAGGCCCAGGACCGGCTGTTCGACAACATCACCGCCCTGAGCGCGCCGGGCAGCCGCATCGCCACCGAGCATGTGCCCGACCCCAATGCGTTCTCCGACGAGCGCTTACAGCAGATCAGCGACCGGTGGCGCAGCTTCGGATTCGACCTGAACGCGGCCGACCTGTTCTACCAGGGCGAGCGCAGCGTCGTGGTGGACTATCTGAGCACGCACGGCTGGCAGGTGACGGCCCATCCCGCCAAGGAGCTGTATGCCCGCAACGGGTTTGAGTTCCCCTCGGAGGAGATGACGACCGCCTTCGGCGACATGAGCTATGTGGCCGCGACGCGCAATTAG